A genomic segment from Methanoplanus limicola DSM 2279 encodes:
- the cofC gene encoding 2-phospho-L-lactate guanylyltransferase, producing the protein MVHAVIPFRPTNPKTRLSCILSQEEREKFALRMLSDVISTTNSACCRTVLLCTENISVEGAETVVKPLGLNEALNEYLAENDDSVLIIMSDIPLATRDSVIEMVKTGSDIAVVPGRGGGTNAIFVKNPKSFHVDFYGASFLDHLNICRDSGLTVEIVDSFRLSTDIDEKDDLVEIFLHSKGESRGFLENLGIKMSVEKGRVGVHRHTHKETP; encoded by the coding sequence ATGGTTCATGCTGTAATCCCCTTCAGGCCGACGAACCCAAAGACCAGACTCTCCTGTATTCTCAGTCAGGAAGAGAGGGAAAAATTTGCCTTAAGGATGCTCTCTGACGTTATATCCACTACCAACTCTGCATGCTGCCGGACTGTTCTTCTCTGCACTGAGAATATATCTGTTGAGGGTGCTGAAACAGTGGTAAAACCACTTGGGTTAAATGAGGCTCTGAATGAGTACCTGGCTGAGAATGATGATTCTGTTCTGATTATAATGTCAGATATCCCTCTTGCGACCAGGGATTCTGTTATTGAGATGGTAAAAACAGGTTCTGATATTGCAGTCGTCCCCGGAAGAGGAGGCGGGACAAATGCGATATTTGTTAAAAATCCTAAAAGTTTTCATGTCGATTTCTACGGCGCAAGTTTTCTTGATCACCTGAATATATGCCGTGATTCCGGACTTACGGTTGAAATTGTTGACTCCTTCCGGTTGTCAACCGATATTGATGAGAAAGATGATCTCGTTGAGATCTTCCTTCACTCCAAAGGTGAAAGCCGCGGTTTTCTTGAAAATCTCGGTATAAAAATGTCAGTTGAAAAGGGAAGGGTTGGAGTTCATCGCCACACCCATAAAGAGACACCCTGA
- a CDS encoding ferredoxin-thioredoxin reductase catalytic domain-containing protein: protein MTEDEKKTFEEFEEKILGWAERYAEKNGWELNRKDNQASVVVKGLAKNRVMYGARYCPCRIRSGDPKVDRDIICPCRFHRDEIAKDGYCHCMLFKKKEE from the coding sequence TTGACTGAAGATGAAAAAAAGACATTTGAAGAGTTTGAAGAGAAGATTCTCGGATGGGCAGAGAGATATGCAGAGAAGAACGGCTGGGAGCTGAACAGGAAAGACAATCAGGCATCTGTCGTTGTCAAAGGCCTTGCAAAGAACAGGGTTATGTACGGCGCAAGGTACTGCCCCTGCCGGATCAGGTCCGGAGATCCCAAAGTAGATCGCGATATTATCTGCCCGTGCAGATTCCACAGGGATGAGATTGCAAAAGACGGTTACTGTCATTGCATGCTATTTAAGAAAAAGGAAGAATAA
- the cofE gene encoding coenzyme F420-0:L-glutamate ligase, which produces MNSSYTVFGIKTGIIIPGDNITDIILCALKVPDTLKDGDIIVIAESALASSEGCIIKLDEVKPSEAALELSRRYNTEPRLTEVVLRESDSIVGGIPGFLLCMKSGTLLPNAGVDGSNAPEGTVVTLPKNPDGSAERIHNEIFEKTGIRAGIIIADSRTHAMRLGCSGVAIGCYGITAVSDEKGRKDLFGRALEVTELAIADNIASAAELVMGEANESTPVAIIRGLGLEINKESGVQSIEPSGCLFMGVAMNSNPSLFN; this is translated from the coding sequence ATGAACTCTTCATATACAGTTTTCGGGATTAAAACCGGGATTATAATTCCGGGCGACAATATCACAGACATTATTCTATGCGCCCTGAAAGTTCCTGATACACTAAAAGACGGAGATATAATAGTAATTGCCGAAAGTGCACTTGCATCTTCCGAAGGGTGCATCATAAAGCTTGATGAGGTAAAACCCTCAGAAGCGGCGCTTGAACTGAGCAGAAGATACAATACAGAGCCGAGGCTCACAGAAGTTGTCTTAAGGGAGAGCGATTCGATAGTAGGCGGCATACCGGGATTTCTGCTCTGCATGAAGAGCGGCACCCTTCTTCCAAATGCCGGCGTTGACGGCTCCAATGCTCCGGAAGGAACAGTTGTGACGCTCCCGAAGAACCCTGACGGCAGTGCGGAAAGAATCCATAATGAGATCTTTGAAAAGACAGGCATCAGGGCAGGCATAATTATTGCAGATTCAAGGACCCATGCCATGCGCCTCGGATGTTCAGGCGTTGCAATAGGGTGCTACGGAATAACCGCAGTGTCGGATGAAAAAGGAAGGAAGGACCTCTTTGGCAGGGCACTTGAGGTGACCGAACTTGCCATTGCAGATAATATAGCATCCGCCGCAGAGCTTGTGATGGGAGAGGCGAATGAGAGCACACCTGTAGCAATTATAAGAGGACTTGGACTTGAAATAAACAAAGAATCAGGAGTTCAGTCTATTGAACCTTCAGGGTGTCTCTTTATGGGTGTGGCGATGAACTCCAACCCTTCCCTTTTCAACTGA
- the smc gene encoding chromosome segregation protein SMC, whose product MYITELEVDNFKSFGKKTKIPFFEGFTVISGPNGSGKSNIIDSVLFCLTLSGARGLRAEKLTDLINLNTGKNTAEVSITFSEGTKIRRKIKRTPHGYYSYNYLNDRACKVGDIVEFLSRNGIKPEGYNVVMQGDITRITEMSDTERRKIIDEIAGVAEFDKKRDQALSELEIVRERIEREELILAELENRIVELKEEKEQALKYRALEEELEHLKSCHSYAKLAEKNKELLAIRSLIEGQGVESEKFSADKSLCRDELENLKIRVKETEDEINEKSGAEYLALLSEIEDARGKIRFCEQSIERLNAEKEKSKEAQQKNFADMRRAESTVKEISDKIRNLSVDRSGLSMELSGTRAELENAENQLSRDSQAVEGAKDELFSLRERLDKFRSQRSDLLKEQDLLIEKSRFRTEEKERLSERLIQAESELNARKGSLEEYSELIKSLEAEKSVIDRELAASEGRLFENKGALERVRSELRSLDRELMRLEAQQQASGGAGGRAMDYILGMDGIYGTVAQLGRAPPEYTNALNIAAGGRIRSIVAESDSVASACISYLKDNRLGRMTFLPLNKLRAPDLPQISDPDVIGYAADLLEYDPLFDSVFRHIFGRTVVVKDMATARRMMGRFRMVTLDGDLIEVAGAMTGGSLQKKMQGFGVAADDGINALKAKISALTAEEGDLRAAVERYENLAGERRSRRSEIGGQVSKYSLLVEEFQKLCDSLNTEIAGIQDKQNNMAGDFSIGAVRLEKIESALEGISEDIGSVEGSIESLKKKLGDTGIPELAEKVDFLRRKTADSERRLRNKDDDISDSQRERQHFQNRLSEFQNDRERIESDFKRIDEDILKNQAGISDAEAEMSSLEEKKDNFSVELNELHDLRDELNSSVMAAEKKIFAINSEMERIRLQLSSLKDREDLLISEIEELSARTSGVETDMSLDEIEKGIESSERAIKRIGAVNMLAIEEYERVDTRIKERSGQKEVLSRERANIIERIEHYEKMKYDSFMEAYTAIDSNFRSIFARLTEGSGNLSLDSTADPFSGGMTFAVQPRGKKVHLLSALSGGEKSLTTLAFIFSIQQYMPAPFYALDEVDMMLDGSNVERISNMISELSGNAQTICVSLRRPTIERADRIIGVTARPDKSTYVTGVKSNG is encoded by the coding sequence TTGTATATAACCGAACTTGAAGTTGACAATTTTAAATCTTTTGGCAAAAAAACCAAGATACCATTTTTTGAAGGATTCACTGTTATTTCAGGTCCGAATGGCTCCGGAAAAAGTAATATAATTGACTCTGTTCTTTTCTGCCTGACCCTCTCCGGTGCAAGGGGTCTTCGCGCCGAGAAACTGACTGACCTTATCAATCTTAACACCGGAAAAAATACCGCCGAGGTCTCAATCACTTTCTCTGAGGGCACTAAAATCCGCAGAAAGATAAAGAGAACTCCCCACGGCTATTACAGTTACAATTATCTCAATGACCGCGCCTGTAAGGTGGGTGATATTGTTGAATTTCTCTCAAGAAACGGCATAAAACCTGAAGGCTATAATGTGGTGATGCAGGGTGACATCACACGCATAACTGAGATGAGTGATACCGAGCGCAGGAAGATCATCGATGAGATCGCTGGTGTTGCAGAGTTTGACAAAAAAAGGGACCAGGCACTCTCAGAACTTGAAATAGTACGCGAGAGGATTGAGAGGGAGGAGCTTATTCTTGCCGAGCTTGAGAACCGGATTGTTGAGCTTAAGGAGGAGAAGGAGCAGGCTTTAAAGTACAGGGCACTTGAGGAGGAACTTGAGCACCTGAAGAGCTGTCATTCATATGCGAAACTTGCTGAGAAGAATAAGGAGCTTCTGGCGATCAGATCTCTGATTGAAGGTCAGGGTGTCGAATCTGAAAAATTTTCCGCAGATAAATCTCTCTGTCGTGATGAACTTGAGAATTTAAAAATCAGGGTAAAGGAGACAGAAGATGAGATCAATGAGAAGAGTGGTGCTGAATATCTGGCTCTGCTCTCTGAAATTGAGGATGCACGCGGAAAGATCAGGTTTTGTGAACAGTCCATTGAGAGGCTTAATGCAGAGAAGGAAAAGTCAAAAGAGGCGCAGCAGAAGAATTTTGCCGATATGAGGCGGGCTGAATCGACTGTTAAGGAGATATCTGACAAGATCAGGAACCTTTCTGTTGACCGCTCCGGACTTTCAATGGAGCTTTCCGGTACCAGGGCGGAGCTTGAAAATGCGGAGAATCAGCTCTCCAGAGATAGTCAGGCGGTGGAGGGCGCAAAAGATGAACTATTTTCTCTTCGTGAGAGACTTGATAAATTCCGGTCACAGAGGTCTGATCTCTTAAAGGAACAGGATCTGCTGATTGAGAAGAGCCGTTTCAGAACCGAAGAGAAAGAGCGCCTCTCTGAAAGGCTTATTCAGGCTGAATCTGAACTGAATGCCAGAAAGGGCAGCCTGGAGGAATATTCTGAGCTTATAAAATCCCTTGAAGCAGAGAAGTCCGTTATTGACCGGGAACTTGCTGCAAGTGAAGGGCGGCTCTTTGAAAATAAGGGTGCGCTTGAGAGGGTCAGATCTGAGCTTAGGTCCCTTGACCGTGAGCTGATGAGGCTTGAGGCTCAGCAGCAGGCATCGGGGGGGGCCGGTGGAAGGGCTATGGATTATATTCTGGGTATGGACGGGATATACGGTACTGTCGCACAGCTTGGAAGAGCGCCGCCTGAATATACGAATGCTCTTAATATTGCGGCAGGAGGCAGGATTAGGAGTATTGTTGCTGAGAGTGACTCTGTTGCATCCGCCTGCATAAGCTATCTGAAGGACAACCGTCTCGGCCGGATGACATTTCTGCCACTGAATAAGCTTCGCGCTCCTGATCTGCCCCAGATCTCCGATCCCGATGTGATCGGCTATGCAGCAGATCTTTTGGAATATGATCCTCTTTTTGACTCTGTCTTCAGGCATATATTCGGTAGAACTGTTGTTGTAAAGGATATGGCCACTGCCAGAAGGATGATGGGCCGTTTTCGGATGGTAACTCTTGACGGCGATCTTATAGAGGTGGCCGGTGCGATGACCGGCGGTTCTCTTCAGAAGAAGATGCAGGGTTTTGGTGTTGCGGCAGATGACGGAATAAATGCCCTTAAGGCGAAAATATCTGCACTTACTGCTGAGGAGGGTGATCTCAGGGCTGCTGTTGAGCGGTATGAGAATCTGGCCGGTGAGAGGAGAAGCCGCAGGTCGGAAATTGGCGGACAGGTCTCAAAGTACAGTCTGCTCGTTGAAGAATTCCAGAAACTCTGTGATTCCCTCAATACAGAGATTGCGGGAATCCAGGATAAACAGAATAATATGGCCGGTGATTTCTCTATTGGTGCTGTCAGGCTTGAGAAGATTGAATCTGCTCTTGAGGGAATATCAGAGGATATCGGCTCTGTTGAAGGGAGTATTGAGTCCTTAAAGAAGAAGCTTGGAGATACGGGGATTCCTGAACTTGCTGAAAAGGTGGACTTTCTCAGAAGAAAAACTGCTGATTCGGAGCGAAGGCTCAGAAATAAGGATGATGACATATCTGACTCGCAGAGGGAGAGGCAGCATTTCCAGAACCGTCTTTCTGAATTTCAGAATGACAGGGAAAGGATAGAATCCGATTTTAAGAGGATTGATGAGGATATTCTGAAGAATCAGGCTGGAATTTCAGATGCTGAGGCAGAAATGAGTTCCCTTGAAGAGAAGAAGGATAACTTTTCTGTGGAGCTGAATGAACTGCATGATCTGAGAGATGAGCTCAACAGTTCAGTTATGGCTGCTGAGAAGAAGATCTTTGCCATCAATTCTGAGATGGAGAGGATAAGACTTCAGTTGTCTTCTCTTAAGGACAGGGAAGATCTGCTCATCTCTGAGATTGAGGAGCTGTCTGCGCGAACGTCCGGTGTTGAGACTGATATGTCACTTGATGAGATTGAGAAAGGCATTGAGAGTTCGGAGAGGGCGATAAAGAGAATTGGTGCGGTTAATATGCTCGCAATTGAGGAATATGAGCGCGTTGACACCAGGATTAAGGAGAGATCCGGTCAGAAGGAGGTTCTCTCAAGGGAGAGGGCCAATATTATTGAGAGGATTGAGCATTATGAGAAGATGAAGTATGACTCATTTATGGAGGCCTATACTGCAATTGACTCAAATTTCCGCAGCATTTTTGCACGCCTCACTGAGGGCAGCGGTAATCTCTCCCTTGATAGTACTGCAGATCCCTTCAGCGGCGGTATGACTTTTGCGGTTCAGCCGAGGGGAAAGAAGGTTCACCTTCTCTCTGCACTTTCCGGTGGTGAAAAATCCCTTACTACTCTTGCGTTCATCTTCTCGATTCAGCAGTATATGCCTGCGCCTTTCTATGCGCTTGACGAGGTCGATATGATGCTTGACGGTTCTAATGTAGAGCGGATTTCCAATATGATAAGTGAGCTTTCCGGCAATGCGCAGACGATATGTGTCTCCCTTCGCCGCCCGACGATTGAGAGGGCTGACCGGATCATCGGTGTGACTGCCAGGCCCGATAAGAGTACATATGTTACCGGTGTAAAGAGCAATGGATGA
- a CDS encoding DUF7518 family protein produces the protein MDINDSSARIRDLEHTVGEKEREIEMLKDSIREMNGANPVSDERVKALEVQVSEMKSTNPANDERVKALERQVNEMSGMVRGLTAEMLDLKAWIQKLSKSLDDKSAENRRVVADKKRESAAVKDPKKYPVPEKPVDVAVKKTEDSRRREEKDRSEEVLIIQPDGTMKPERMKGDGMIIADNRGGHIPARRASERDPRDRKPLIYADDDDDSVEITRKRK, from the coding sequence ATGGATATTAATGATTCTTCTGCCAGAATAAGAGACCTCGAGCATACAGTCGGGGAAAAAGAGCGTGAAATAGAGATGCTTAAAGACAGTATCAGGGAAATGAACGGTGCTAATCCTGTGAGTGATGAGAGAGTGAAAGCTCTTGAAGTACAGGTCAGTGAAATGAAAAGTACTAATCCTGCAAATGATGAAAGGGTGAAAGCTCTTGAGAGGCAGGTTAATGAAATGAGTGGCATGGTCAGAGGTCTTACTGCTGAAATGCTTGATCTCAAGGCCTGGATCCAGAAACTGTCAAAATCTCTGGATGATAAAAGTGCTGAAAACAGGAGGGTAGTTGCTGATAAGAAGAGAGAGTCTGCTGCTGTAAAGGACCCTAAAAAATATCCTGTTCCTGAGAAGCCTGTAGATGTTGCGGTCAAGAAAACCGAAGACAGCCGCAGACGGGAAGAGAAGGACAGATCTGAAGAGGTCCTGATCATTCAGCCGGACGGCACAATGAAACCTGAAAGGATGAAGGGCGACGGCATGATCATTGCAGATAACAGAGGTGGGCACATCCCGGCGAGAAGGGCATCCGAGAGGGACCCGCGGGACAGAAAGCCTCTTATTTATGCTGATGACGATGATGATTCAGTAGAAATAACTAGAAAAAGAAAGTAA
- the purS gene encoding phosphoribosylformylglycinamidine synthase subunit PurS, whose protein sequence is MIFDVKIIISLKSGMLDPEACAIQHALSNLGFETEYLNNSKLYSVGIKADDAESARARAEEMCDRLLANPVIQSYSVEVTE, encoded by the coding sequence ATGATATTTGACGTAAAAATTATAATTTCACTTAAATCCGGCATGCTTGACCCGGAAGCCTGTGCAATTCAGCACGCACTATCAAACCTTGGGTTTGAAACAGAATATCTGAACAATTCAAAGCTTTACAGTGTCGGAATTAAGGCGGATGATGCTGAATCTGCAAGAGCCAGGGCAGAAGAGATGTGCGACAGACTTCTGGCAAATCCGGTAATCCAGAGTTATTCTGTTGAGGTAACAGAATGA
- a CDS encoding segregation/condensation protein A, with amino-acid sequence MDEEPVEILVRMSESGEIDPWNIDIVEVTDRFLNELDRMHKLDLRVSGRTLFYASLLLRMKSEVLEESGESPDEELSDDFADDLLFGGDDYTFGDIAEPVDRLEREIQRRIKRKSHRKRPVTLYELIKELKTAEKMQIRGQKRKKAEPLVFFEADDVISVAHEEDFKDETDYVYSSFEKVCGASGETTLSSLCHEVKMDQRSVYLPLLFLMLEGKLMIFQDEFFGEIKISGWSPDKFEEN; translated from the coding sequence ATGGATGAAGAACCGGTAGAGATTCTTGTCAGGATGTCAGAGTCGGGGGAGATTGATCCCTGGAATATTGATATTGTTGAGGTTACTGACCGTTTCTTAAATGAGCTTGACAGGATGCATAAGCTTGACCTGAGGGTTTCGGGCCGGACTCTTTTCTATGCTTCTCTGCTTTTAAGAATGAAGTCTGAGGTCCTTGAGGAATCGGGTGAATCTCCGGATGAGGAGTTATCTGATGATTTTGCAGATGATCTTCTCTTTGGCGGGGATGATTATACGTTCGGGGATATCGCCGAGCCTGTTGATCGTCTTGAGAGGGAGATTCAGCGGCGTATTAAGCGCAAGAGTCACAGAAAGAGGCCGGTTACACTTTATGAGCTGATCAAGGAGCTTAAGACTGCGGAAAAGATGCAGATTCGGGGGCAGAAGCGGAAGAAGGCTGAGCCTCTGGTATTCTTCGAGGCGGATGATGTCATCTCGGTTGCTCATGAGGAGGACTTTAAGGATGAAACTGATTATGTCTATTCGTCTTTTGAGAAGGTCTGCGGCGCTTCAGGGGAGACCACCCTTAGTTCGTTATGTCATGAAGTTAAGATGGATCAGAGATCCGTATATCTTCCCCTTCTTTTTCTGATGCTTGAAGGAAAGCTGATGATATTTCAGGATGAGTTTTTTGGTGAGATTAAGATTTCCGGGTGGTCTCCGGATAAGTTTGAAGAAAACTGA
- the folD gene encoding bifunctional methylenetetrahydrofolate dehydrogenase/methenyltetrahydrofolate cyclohydrolase FolD: MILNGRELSEKIQESVKKEIAESGLTPCLATVIVGEDPASQMYVRMKHRACENVGIKSAGVELPAESTTEEILKAVSELNADPSVHGILVQLPLPPHADTEKVIESVSPEKDVDGFHPYNLGRLFSGRPDFVPCTPGGIMTILSEYGINPEGKRAVVIGRSVDVGRPMAALLINANATVTVCHSRTENLEDEIRNADIVVSAIGRAKFIREEMIRDGAVVIDVGINQDGEGKLCGDVDFENVERKSSAITPVPGGVGPMTIATLMQNTLKSAKLHEGI, encoded by the coding sequence ATGATACTAAACGGCAGGGAATTATCGGAAAAGATTCAGGAATCTGTAAAAAAAGAGATTGCTGAATCAGGACTCACACCATGCCTCGCAACTGTGATTGTGGGAGAAGATCCCGCATCGCAGATGTATGTCAGAATGAAACACCGGGCATGTGAAAACGTAGGCATAAAATCAGCAGGAGTTGAACTTCCGGCAGAGTCCACCACAGAGGAGATACTAAAGGCAGTATCTGAACTGAATGCTGACCCGTCAGTACACGGCATCCTTGTGCAGCTCCCCCTCCCGCCCCACGCGGATACCGAGAAAGTTATAGAATCGGTATCTCCTGAGAAAGACGTTGACGGATTTCACCCGTACAACCTTGGCAGGCTCTTTTCCGGAAGGCCTGACTTTGTGCCCTGCACACCGGGCGGAATCATGACAATACTCTCCGAATATGGCATAAATCCGGAAGGAAAAAGAGCAGTCGTTATCGGAAGATCAGTTGATGTCGGAAGGCCTATGGCTGCACTTCTGATAAATGCGAATGCAACTGTGACAGTATGCCATTCGAGGACAGAAAACCTTGAAGATGAGATCAGAAATGCCGACATAGTAGTAAGCGCAATCGGCAGGGCGAAATTCATCAGGGAAGAGATGATCCGTGACGGTGCGGTTGTGATCGATGTCGGGATAAACCAGGACGGCGAAGGGAAATTATGCGGCGATGTTGACTTTGAAAATGTTGAACGGAAGTCATCTGCAATAACACCTGTCCCCGGCGGGGTTGGACCGATGACAATCGCAACCCTCATGCAGAACACCCTTAAGTCGGCAAAACTGCATGAAGGAATTTAG
- the glyA gene encoding serine hydroxymethyltransferase yields the protein MSDLANYDPDIYNLIEKERLRQVNGLELIASENVVSKSVLEAVGSILTNKYAEGYPGKRYYGGCEFHDQIEDLARNRLCELFGAEHANVQAVSGSQANQAVYFAFMQNGDKMMSQDLAQGGHLSHGSPVNITGKWYSVSHYGVDKETETLDYAQIAEQARKEKPKMIVCGASAYPRTIDFKAFKEIADEVGAYCMADVAHIAGLIAGGQHPTSVGVTDITTTTTHKTLRGPRGGAIMCGSENAVAIDKSVFPGMQGGPLMHVIAGKAVCFREALTPDFKEYAKQIVKNSQAMAEVLISEGLDLVSGGTDNHLILLDLTNLATNGSHLTGLEAENFLGEAGITVNKNTIPREKLSPFVTSGLRIGTPAVTSRGMKEEEMKQIGHWIAAVLKDVCKDKGSKKAITEVRAEVEALASGFTLYPEVR from the coding sequence ATGTCTGATCTGGCAAATTATGATCCGGATATTTACAATCTGATTGAAAAGGAGCGCCTTCGTCAGGTAAACGGCCTGGAACTTATCGCTTCTGAAAACGTTGTAAGCAAATCAGTCCTTGAGGCTGTAGGTTCAATTCTGACAAACAAATACGCAGAAGGATATCCTGGCAAGAGATATTACGGCGGATGCGAATTCCACGACCAGATAGAAGACCTTGCAAGGAACAGACTCTGTGAGCTTTTCGGTGCTGAACATGCAAATGTGCAGGCAGTATCCGGAAGTCAGGCAAACCAGGCAGTCTATTTTGCCTTCATGCAGAACGGGGACAAAATGATGAGCCAGGATCTCGCACAGGGTGGCCATCTCTCGCACGGGTCTCCGGTAAATATAACAGGAAAATGGTATTCAGTCTCACATTACGGCGTGGACAAAGAGACTGAAACACTCGATTATGCGCAGATTGCAGAACAGGCAAGAAAAGAGAAGCCAAAGATGATCGTATGTGGTGCAAGCGCTTACCCGCGTACAATTGACTTTAAGGCATTCAAAGAGATTGCAGATGAGGTCGGCGCATACTGTATGGCAGATGTGGCCCATATTGCAGGACTTATTGCCGGCGGGCAGCACCCGACATCAGTAGGAGTAACTGACATCACAACCACAACCACACACAAGACACTACGCGGACCACGCGGCGGTGCAATCATGTGCGGCAGTGAGAATGCAGTGGCTATTGACAAGTCAGTATTCCCCGGAATGCAGGGCGGACCACTGATGCATGTTATAGCCGGAAAGGCAGTCTGTTTCAGAGAGGCCCTTACACCTGACTTTAAGGAATATGCAAAACAAATTGTCAAAAACTCACAGGCAATGGCAGAGGTACTCATAAGCGAAGGTCTTGACCTTGTTTCCGGAGGAACTGACAACCACCTGATTCTTCTCGACCTGACAAATCTCGCAACAAACGGTTCACACCTGACCGGACTTGAAGCAGAAAACTTCCTCGGAGAAGCAGGAATCACAGTCAATAAGAACACTATTCCAAGAGAAAAACTCAGTCCGTTTGTCACAAGCGGCCTTAGAATCGGAACACCTGCTGTGACATCAAGAGGAATGAAAGAAGAAGAGATGAAGCAGATCGGACACTGGATTGCAGCTGTGCTTAAAGACGTCTGTAAGGACAAAGGCTCAAAGAAGGCAATCACAGAAGTCCGTGCCGAAGTAGAGGCTCTTGCTTCAGGATTTACACTCTATCCGGAAGTCAGATGA
- the folP gene encoding dihydropteroate synthase encodes MKEFRIGSLPVKEDGPVKLIGIVNCSPESFFSDSYTRSQDVFSKAADLAEKGADIIDIGARSTAPDARPISVSEEVLRIKTALKDFPGSGIPVSLDTMHPEVLSAALRYDIDCINDISGLCNRDYAGIAGDSGLPAILMAAKYVPGDNLGIKETIEYLSIVMQRAEDFGIENVILDPGIGRWTAEKTPESDWEVCRNFSDLKIFDRPLLAAVSRKSFIGDLLRKPAEERLSGTLAVTMHLLNSGAGFVRAHDTEDTRDIIDVYEKLNLINR; translated from the coding sequence ATGAAGGAATTTAGGATAGGCAGTCTTCCGGTAAAAGAAGACGGGCCTGTAAAACTGATTGGGATTGTTAATTGCAGTCCCGAATCCTTTTTTTCAGATTCATATACCAGATCACAGGATGTCTTTTCAAAAGCCGCTGATCTGGCAGAGAAAGGCGCAGACATTATTGACATAGGCGCAAGGAGCACAGCACCGGACGCCAGGCCGATCTCAGTCAGCGAGGAAGTATTAAGGATTAAAACAGCCCTTAAAGACTTCCCCGGAAGCGGCATTCCGGTCTCGCTGGATACAATGCACCCTGAAGTTCTCAGTGCCGCGCTCAGATATGATATAGACTGCATAAATGACATCTCAGGTCTCTGCAACCGGGATTATGCCGGAATTGCCGGAGACAGCGGACTTCCGGCAATTCTTATGGCTGCAAAATATGTGCCGGGGGACAATCTTGGAATTAAAGAGACTATAGAATACCTTAGCATTGTCATGCAGAGAGCAGAAGATTTTGGCATTGAAAATGTCATACTTGACCCGGGGATTGGCAGGTGGACTGCTGAAAAAACACCAGAATCTGACTGGGAAGTATGCAGAAATTTCTCAGACCTGAAAATTTTTGACAGACCGCTGCTTGCGGCCGTATCAAGAAAGTCCTTTATAGGAGACCTGCTCAGAAAGCCGGCAGAAGAGAGGCTCTCCGGCACTCTTGCAGTAACTATGCATCTGTTGAATTCAGGTGCAGGTTTTGTAAGGGCGCATGACACAGAAGATACAAGAGATATTATAGATGTATATGAAAAATTAAATCTGATCAACAGATGA
- the purQ gene encoding phosphoribosylformylglycinamidine synthase subunit PurQ gives MRFAVLQFGGSNCDKDALHVLRDVCGVDTDLVWYREGLKREYDGIIIPGGFSYGDYLRAGAIATRTPVMADVVRHSEKGGLVLGICNGAQISAESSLVPGVFTINEYPKFICREVYLRVENADSPFTSAYSEGEVIRLPIAHKEGRYVASPEDIADLKNEKRVAFRFCNKDGEVTPDSNPNGTTENITGILGRGGNVLAMMPHPERASEDVLGSSDGKKIFDSMISYIESQ, from the coding sequence ATGAGATTTGCCGTTCTTCAGTTTGGAGGGAGCAACTGCGATAAGGATGCTCTTCATGTTCTGAGGGATGTATGCGGTGTTGATACTGATCTTGTCTGGTACAGGGAAGGGCTTAAGAGAGAATATGATGGAATTATAATTCCCGGAGGTTTTAGCTATGGAGATTATCTCCGTGCAGGAGCAATAGCAACAAGGACTCCCGTTATGGCGGATGTTGTAAGGCATTCAGAAAAGGGCGGTCTTGTGCTTGGGATATGCAATGGCGCACAGATCTCTGCCGAGAGCAGTCTTGTCCCCGGCGTATTCACCATAAATGAATATCCTAAATTTATATGCCGGGAAGTTTATCTCAGGGTTGAAAATGCCGATTCACCTTTTACATCTGCCTATTCGGAAGGTGAGGTTATCAGACTCCCTATTGCTCATAAGGAAGGGCGCTATGTCGCCTCACCTGAGGATATTGCTGACCTTAAGAATGAGAAGAGGGTTGCATTTCGTTTCTGTAATAAGGACGGGGAAGTAACACCTGATTCCAATCCGAACGGCACCACTGAGAATATTACCGGTATTCTTGGCAGAGGCGGCAATGTGCTTGCCATGATGCCCCATCCTGAGAGGGCATCTGAAGATGTGCTTGGCTCATCAGACGGCAAAAAAATCTTTGACTCTATGATCTCATATATTGAGTCACAGTAA